From one Methylomonas paludis genomic stretch:
- the hxlA gene encoding 3-hexulose-6-phosphate synthase, whose amino-acid sequence MARPLIQIALDSLDFNQTVGLADQVAPYVDIFEIGTPCIKYNGVNLVKELKQRFPDKLLLVDLKTMDAGEYEAGAFYAAGADIVTVLGVSGLATIGGVIKAAKKYGAEVQVDLINVGDKAYVAKESVKLGAQIVGIHTGLDAQAAGQTPFADLQDIAALGLNVRISVAGGIKQSTVQQVVASGATIIVVGAAIYGAPSPAEAAREIRELVDAAA is encoded by the coding sequence ATGGCAAGACCATTAATTCAAATCGCATTGGATTCTTTAGATTTCAATCAAACTGTTGGCCTGGCTGATCAAGTAGCGCCATACGTGGATATTTTTGAAATCGGTACCCCTTGCATCAAATATAACGGCGTTAACCTGGTTAAAGAATTAAAACAACGTTTCCCAGACAAACTGTTGTTGGTTGACCTGAAAACCATGGACGCAGGTGAATACGAAGCCGGTGCATTCTATGCAGCTGGCGCAGACATCGTGACCGTACTGGGCGTATCCGGCCTGGCCACCATTGGCGGCGTTATCAAAGCAGCTAAAAAATACGGTGCAGAAGTACAGGTTGACCTGATCAATGTTGGTGATAAAGCTTATGTTGCCAAAGAATCTGTGAAACTGGGCGCACAAATCGTCGGTATTCACACCGGTCTGGATGCGCAAGCAGCCGGCCAAACCCCATTTGCCGACTTGCAAGACATCGCGGCTCTGGGCCTGAACGTCAGAATTTCCGTCGCCGGCGGTATCAAACAATCTACTGTACAACAAGTAGTTGCTTCAGGCGCCACCATCATCGTAGTTGGTGCGGCTATCTACGGTGCACCATCACCAGCTGAAGCTGCTCGCGAGATCCGCGAACTGGTTGATGCTGCAGCATAA
- the tkt gene encoding transketolase produces MPSRRDLANAIRALSMDAVQKANSGHPGAPMGMADIAEVLWNDFLHHNPANPKWPDRDRFILSNGHGSMLLYSLLHLSGYDLPIEELKNFRQLHSRTAGHPEYGYAPGVETTTGPLGQGITNAVGFALAERTLGGQFNKPGHEIVDHYTYVFLGDGCLMEGISHEAASLAGSLGLGKLIAIYDDNNISIDGEVRGHGNVSGWFLDNTPKRFEAYGWHVIPKVDGHDAAAIQAAIAEARQVTDRPSIICAQTIIGWGSPNKEGKEDCHGAALGEAEVAATRERIGWPYPAFEIPADIKSGWDANNKGARLESEWNEKFEKYRAAYPELAAEFERRIVGQLPSDWTEKANAFIAAVDAKAETIATRKASQNSLNGFGPLLPELLGGSADLAGSNLTLWSGCKDVNVDGYNGNYIYYGVREFGMSAIMNGLVLHGGFKPYGATFLMFSEYARNALRMAALMKIPTIFVYTHDSIGLGEDGPTHQPVEQTATLRLIPNMQVWRPCDAVESAVSWKAALERQDGPSTLIFSRQNLPHIPRTAAQIEAISKGGYILKDSAGTPDAIIIATGSEVELAVKAAEALTAKGKNIRVVSLPSTNVFEAQDQAYRDSVLPPSISKRVVVEAGVTDTWWKYAGSNGKVVGLDRFGESAPAPLLFKEFGFTVENVVANVEAVL; encoded by the coding sequence ATGCCTTCGCGTCGAGATTTAGCGAACGCCATACGCGCACTCAGTATGGATGCCGTGCAAAAAGCCAACTCAGGCCACCCCGGAGCGCCGATGGGGATGGCTGATATTGCCGAAGTGCTGTGGAACGATTTTTTGCACCACAACCCGGCTAATCCGAAATGGCCAGACCGTGACCGTTTCATATTATCCAACGGCCACGGCTCTATGCTGCTGTACTCGTTACTGCACCTGAGCGGCTACGACCTGCCGATAGAAGAACTGAAAAACTTCCGCCAACTGCACTCTCGCACCGCCGGTCACCCTGAATACGGCTATGCACCGGGCGTCGAAACCACCACTGGCCCTTTAGGCCAAGGCATCACCAATGCCGTCGGTTTTGCGCTGGCAGAACGCACCCTGGGCGGCCAGTTTAACAAACCCGGCCATGAGATCGTCGATCATTACACCTACGTGTTTTTAGGCGACGGTTGCTTAATGGAAGGCATTTCTCACGAAGCCGCCTCTTTGGCAGGCTCACTGGGCCTGGGTAAACTGATTGCCATCTACGACGACAACAACATTTCCATTGACGGTGAAGTCCGTGGTCACGGCAACGTCAGCGGCTGGTTCCTGGACAACACCCCAAAACGCTTTGAAGCCTATGGCTGGCACGTCATCCCTAAAGTGGATGGCCACGATGCCGCCGCGATTCAAGCGGCCATTGCCGAAGCGCGTCAAGTCACCGACAGACCGAGCATTATCTGCGCCCAAACCATTATCGGCTGGGGTTCACCCAACAAAGAAGGCAAAGAAGACTGCCACGGTGCGGCCCTGGGCGAAGCCGAAGTCGCGGCTACCCGTGAACGTATCGGCTGGCCGTACCCTGCTTTCGAAATACCGGCTGACATCAAATCCGGCTGGGATGCCAACAATAAAGGCGCCCGTCTGGAAAGCGAATGGAACGAAAAATTCGAAAAATACCGTGCCGCCTATCCAGAACTGGCTGCCGAATTCGAACGCCGCATCGTAGGTCAGCTGCCTAGCGACTGGACCGAAAAAGCCAACGCCTTCATTGCCGCCGTCGATGCCAAAGCTGAAACCATCGCCACCCGCAAAGCTTCACAAAACAGCCTGAACGGCTTCGGCCCGCTGTTGCCTGAACTGCTCGGCGGCTCAGCTGACCTGGCCGGCTCCAACCTGACCCTATGGTCAGGCTGCAAAGATGTCAACGTCGACGGCTACAACGGCAACTACATCTACTACGGCGTGCGCGAATTCGGCATGTCCGCCATCATGAACGGCCTGGTATTGCACGGCGGCTTCAAACCTTACGGCGCCACCTTCCTGATGTTCTCGGAATATGCCCGTAACGCCCTGCGGATGGCAGCCCTGATGAAAATCCCCACCATCTTCGTCTACACCCACGACTCCATCGGTCTGGGCGAAGACGGCCCGACTCATCAACCGGTCGAACAAACCGCCACCTTGCGACTGATCCCCAACATGCAAGTCTGGCGGCCCTGTGATGCCGTTGAATCCGCTGTTAGCTGGAAAGCCGCGCTGGAAAGACAAGATGGCCCTAGCACCCTGATCTTCTCGCGCCAAAACCTGCCGCACATCCCGCGGACAGCTGCGCAAATCGAAGCCATCAGCAAAGGCGGCTACATCCTGAAAGACAGCGCCGGCACCCCGGATGCCATCATCATCGCGACCGGTTCCGAAGTCGAACTGGCTGTCAAAGCCGCAGAAGCACTGACCGCCAAAGGCAAAAACATCCGCGTGGTGTCCCTGCCGTCGACCAACGTTTTCGAAGCGCAGGATCAAGCATATCGGGACAGCGTATTGCCGCCTAGCATCAGCAAACGCGTTGTTGTCGAGGCCGGTGTCACCGACACCTGGTGGAAATATGCCGGCAGCAACGGCAAAGTTGTCGGTTTGGATCGCTTCGGTGAATCCGCTCCTGCGCCTCTGCTGTTCAAAGAATTCGGCTTTACCGTCGAAAATGTTGTCGCTAATGTCGAAGCAGTGCTTTAA
- a CDS encoding DUF2782 domain-containing protein codes for MRQYFIFSLVLFSPLVFAADGNEPAAVPEPPELPMPVHSGEEMEPDITITRKGEETIQEYRRNGKLYMIKIIPQIGPAYYMLDTNGDGQMDVKKNDMDRNTNINLWNIFQWD; via the coding sequence ATGCGTCAATATTTTATCTTCAGCCTGGTGCTGTTCTCGCCGCTGGTTTTTGCAGCGGATGGTAACGAGCCTGCCGCCGTGCCCGAGCCACCGGAATTACCAATGCCGGTACATTCGGGAGAAGAAATGGAGCCGGATATTACCATTACCCGAAAAGGCGAAGAAACCATCCAAGAGTATCGGCGCAACGGTAAGCTGTATATGATCAAAATTATTCCGCAGATAGGCCCGGCCTATTACATGCTGGATACCAATGGCGATGGCCAGATGGATGTAAAAAAGAACGATATGGACAGAAACACCAATATCAATCTGTGGAATATATTTCAATGGGATTGA